A region of Pongo pygmaeus isolate AG05252 chromosome 15, NHGRI_mPonPyg2-v2.0_pri, whole genome shotgun sequence DNA encodes the following proteins:
- the KIF26A gene encoding kinesin-like protein KIF26A isoform X4, which produces MGRCPGSAWDGGAEARAGLLRQAEAAVAAVAVADTVREGPPVAGPDGLSKAWGRGGACTSALVTPTPGSVGGSTGPSAAASFFIRAVQKLSLASKRKKPHPPPPPATRGTSTYPTDFSGVLQLWPPPAPPCLLRAASKTKDNPGSIGKVKVMLRIWPAQGAQRSAEAMSFLKVDPRKKQVILYDPAAGPPGSAGARRAATAAVPKMFAFDAVFPQDSEQAEVCSGTVADVLQSVVSGADGCIFSFGHMSLGKSYTMIGKDSSPQSLGIVPCAISWLFRLIEERRERTGTRFSVRVSAVEVCGRDQSLRDLLAEVAPGSLQDTQSPGVYLREDPVCGAQLQNQSELRAPTAEKAAFYLDAALAARSTSRAGCGEDARRSSHMLFTLHVYQYRMEKCSWGGMSGGRSRLHLIDLGSCEAPPGRAGEAAGGPLYLSLSALGSVILALVNGAKHVPYRDHKLTMLLRESLATAGCRTTMIAHVSDAPAQHAETLSTVQLAARIHRLRKKKAKYTSSSSGGESSCEEGRSRRPPHLRPFHPRTVALDPDRMPPCLPGDPDYSSSSEQSCDTVIYVGPGGAALSDRELTDNEGPPDFVPIIPALSRHRPSKGPRDADHFRCSTFAELQERLECMDGSEGPSGGPGGTDGAQASPARGGRKPSPPEAASPRKAVGTPMAASIPRGSSGPDIHQGAPEPCKATVWGDQREDSSTWPELLVPEKAAVGGGRRPLPSPAPPPPQLLEACRAPEEPGGGGTERMARTPPVGMSGQVAGSPMLPGATCPRLAAGSRCPERSLLTTTVTLQRPVELNGEDELVFTVVEELSLGELAGAGRPTSLASFDSDCSLRALASGSRPVSIISSINDEFDAYTSQAPEGGPLEGAAWAGSSHGSSISSWLSEVSVCTADSCGPTPQPRFSPDSLAGLDPGGPPALDGSLGDGSSGFLEPDRPDSPGPTWGPCPGEVAVVAPSRPGREPQAGPSRGASTAQTIHSSLPRKLRTASATTRVGCARPGQSPPGHGGLFEDPWLLRVGECDAQAASAGRAPSPTLGSPQLPEAQVMLACAQRVVDGCEVAARAARRPEAVARIPPLRRGATTLGVTTPAVSWGDAPVEVVACSGSLKASPTSKKSLALKGGFLPRPSGAVPPAPPTRKSSLEQRSSPASAPPHAVNPARAGAAAVLRGEEEPRPSSRADHSVPRATSSLKARAGKVEAAHRLAGHASLERYEGLAHSSSKGREAPGRPPRAVPKLGVPPSSPTHGPAPACRSGAAKAVGAPKPPAGGGKGRSLVAGGSRALGPSVKLSTASVAGRSPGGPVAGPRAAPRAGPSVGAKAGRGTIMGTKQALRAAHSRVHELSASGAPGRGGSSWGSADSDSGHDSGVNVGEERPPTGPALPSPYSKVTAPRRPQRYSSGHGSDNSSVLSGELPPAMGRTALFHHSGGSSGYESLRRDSEATGSASSAPDSMSESGAASPGARTRSLKSPKKRATGLQRRRLIPAPLPDTAALGRKPSLPGQWVDLPPPLSGSLKEPFEIKVYEIDDVERLQRPRPTPREAPTQGLACVSTRLRLAERRQQRLREVQAKHEHLCEELAETQGRLMLEPGRWLEQFEVDPELEPESAEYLAALERATAALEQCVNLCKAHVMMVTCFDISVAASAAVPGRQEVDV; this is translated from the exons ATGGGGCGGTGTCCCGGCAGCGCGTGGGATGGTGGAGCCGAGGCGCGTGCCGGACTCCTGAGACAG gCCGAGGCAGCGGTGGCGGCCGTGGCGGTGGCAGACACGGTCCGAGAAGGCCCCCCTGTGGCCGGCCCTGATGGCTTGTCGAAGGCCTGGGGCCGTGGTGGAGCCTGCACATCAGCCCTGGTCACCCCCACCCCGGGCTCAGTGGGGGGCTccacaggcccctcagctgcagccTCCTTCTTCATAAG ggctgtgcagaagctcagcCTGGCCTCCAAGCGGAAGAAGCCCCACCCACCACCGCCTCCAGCCACCCGCGGCACCTCCACCTACCCCACCGACTTCAGCGGGGTCCTGCAGCTGTGGCCACCCCCGGCGCCCCCCTGCCTGCTCAGGGCCGCCTCCAAGACCAAGGACAACCCTGGCAGCATCGGGAAG GTGAAGGTTATGCTGCGGATCTGGCCCGCACAGGGGGCCCAGCGCTCGGCCGAGGCCATGTCCTTCCTGAAGGTGGACCCTCGGAAGAAGCAGGTGATCCTCTACGATCCCGCCGCCGGTCCCCCAGGCAGCGCAGGCGCCCGGCGAGCCGCCACTGCTGCAGTTCCCAAGATGTTTGCCTTCGACGCCGTCTTTCCCCAGGACTCCGAGCAG GCCGAAGTCTGCTCGGGGACCGTGGCCGACGTGCTGCAGTCGGTGGTCAGTGGGGCTGATGGCTGCATTTTTTCCTTTGGCCACATGAGCCTGG GCAAGTCATACACCATGATCGGGAAGGACAGCTCACCCCAGAGCCTGGGCATCGTGCCCTGCGCCATCTCCTGGCTCTTCAGGCTCATCGAGGAGCGCAGGGAGAGGACGGGCACCCGCTTCTCCGTCCGGGTCTCAGCCGTGGAGGTGTGCGGGCGCGACCAGAGCCTGCGGGACCTGCTGGCCGAGGTGGCCCCTGGCAGCCTCCAGGACACCCAGTCTCCGGGAGTGTACCTGCGGGAGGACCCCGTGTGTGGGGCGCAG CTCCAGAACCAGAGCGAGCTGCGGGCACCCACGGCCGAGAAGGCGGCCTTCTACCTGGATGCGGCCCTAGCGGCCCGCAGCACCAGCCGAGCGGGCTGCGGCGAGGACGCCCGACGCAGCTCCCACATGTTGTTCACGCTGCACGTCTACCAGTACCGCATGGAGAAGTGCAGCTGGGGAGGAA TGTCCGGAGGCCGCAGCCGCCTGCACCTCATCGACCTGGGCAGCTGTGAGGCGCCGCCTGGCAGGGCCGGGGAGGCTGCTGGGGGTCCCCTGTATCTGTCCCTGTCGGCCCTGGGCAGCGTCATCTTGGCCCTGGTTAACGGAGCCAAGCATGTGCCGTACCG GGACCACAAACTCACCATGCTGCTGCGTGAGTCCCTGGCCACCGCCGGCTGCCGCACCACCATGATCGCCCACGTGTCGGATGCGCCAGCCCAGCACGCGGAGACGCTCAGCACCGTGCAGCTCGCCGCCCGCATCCACCGCCTGCGCAAGAAGAAGGCCAAG TACACCTCCAGCTCCTCTGGCGGGGAGAGCTCCTGTGAGGAAGGCCGGTCCCGTCGGCCCCCGCACCTGCGGCCCTTCCACCCACGCACTGTGGCCCTGGACCCCGACCGCATGCCCCCTTGCCTGCCCGGTGACCCCGATTACTCCTCCAGCAGCGAGCAGTCCTGTGACACGGTCATCTACGTGGGGCCCGGTGGGGCGGCGCTGTCAGACCGGGAGCTCACTGACAACGAAGGTCCGCCTGACTTCGTGCCCATCATCCCTGCCCTGAGCCGCCACCGGCCCTCCAAGGGCCCCCGAGACGCAGACCACTTCCGCTGCAGCACCTTCGCGGAGCTGCAGGAGCGGCTAGAATGCATGGACGGCAGCGAAGGTCCCTCAGGAGGTCCAGGAGGCACTGACGGAGCTCAGGCCAGCCCCGCCCGAGGGGGCCGGAAGCCCTCGCCACCAGAGGCTGCATCCCCCAGGAAGGCCGTGGGCACCCCGATGGCTGCCAGCATCCCTCGAGGCAGTTCTGGCCCAGACATCCACCAGGGTGCCCCTGAGCCCTGCAAGGCCACTGTCTGGGGTGACCAGAGAGAGGACAGCAGCACTTGGCCTGAGCTGCTGGTCCCAGAAAAAGCTGCAGTGGGTGGAGGCAGGAGGCCACTGCCCAGCCCGGCTCCCCCACCCCCTCAGTTGCTGGAAGCCTGCAGAGCCCCAGAagagcctgggggagggggcaCTGAGAGAATGGCACGGACCCCTCCCGTGGGCATGAGTGGGCAAGTGGCTGGGTCCCCGATGCTTCCTGGGGCCACCTGCCCCCGCCTGGCTGCTGGTAGTCGCTGTCCGGAGCGGAGCCTGCTCACCACCACAGTTACCCTGCAGCGGCCAGTGGAGCTCAACGGCGAGGACGAGCTGGTGTTCACGGTGGTGGAGGAGCTGTCCCTGGGGGAGCTTGCCGGAGCTGGGCGGCCCACCAGCCTGGCTAGCTTCGACAGTGACTGCTCTCTGCGGGCCCTGGCCTCGGGGTCCCGGCCGGTCAGCATCATCAGCAGCATCAATGATGAGTTTGACGCCTACACCTCTCAGGCCCCTGAGGGGGGTCCCCTGGAGGGGGCGGCCTGGGCCGGCAGCAGTCACGGCTCCTCCATCAGCTCCTGGCTCAGCGAGGTCAGTGTCTGCACTGCGGACAGCTGTGGCCCCACACCGCAGCCCCGCTTCAGCCCTGACTCGCTGGCAGGGCTTGACCCTGGGGGCCCCCCTGCCCTGGATGGTTCCCTGGGGGACGGAAGCTCTGGGTTCCTGGAGCCAGACAGACCTGACAGTCCCGGGCCAACCTGGGGTCCGTGCCCTGGGGAAGTGGCTGTAGTGGCCCCATCCCGACCTGGCAGGGAGCCCCAGGCCGGGCCCTCGCGGGGGGCATCCACAGCCCAGACCATCCACTCCAGCCTTCCCCGGAAACTGAGGACTGCCTCTGCCACCACCCGCGTGGGCTGTGCTCGCCCGGGCCAGAGCCCACCTGGCCATGGAGGCCTGTTCGAGGACCCATGGCTTCTCCGGGTAGGGGAGTGTGATGCCCAGGCAGCTTCTGCTGGCAGGGCCCCCAGCCCCACACTTGGCTCCCCCCAGCTGCCTGAGGCCCAGGTGATGCTAGCCTGTGCCCAGAGAGTGGTGGATGGGTGTGAGGTGGCAGCCAGGGCGGCCCGCAGGCCAGAGGCTGTGGCTCGGATCCCACCGCTGCGGAGGGGTGCCACCACGCTGGGTGTGACAACGCCAGCTGTGTCCTGGGGGGATGCTCCCGTGGAGGTGGTGGCCTGCTCGGGCAGCCTGAAGGCCTcccccaccagcaagaagagTCTGGCTCTCAAGGGGGGCTTCCTCCCGAGGCCCAGTGGGGCGGTCCCCCCGGCCCCACCCACGCGAAAGTCCAGCCTGGAGCAGAGGAGCAGCCCGGCCTCGGCCCCTCCCCATGCTGTGAACCCGGCGCGTGCCGGGGCTGCTGCTGTCCTTCGAGGGGAGGAGGAGCCCAGGCCCAGCAGCCGGGCTGACCACTCTGTCCCCAGGGCCACGTCCAGCCTGAAGGCCCGGGCCGGCAAGGTAGAAGCGGCACACCGTCTTGCCGGACACGCGTCTCTGGAGCGGTACGAAGGCCTGGCGCACAGCAGCAGCAAGGGCCGGGAAGCCCCTGGGCGGCCTCCCCGGGCTGTACCCAAGCTGGGTGTGCCACCCTCCAGCCCCACACATGGTCCAGCTCCCGCCTGTAGGAGCGGCGCAGCCAAGGCTGTGGGGGCCCCCAAGCCCCCTGCTGGTGGAGGCAAGGGCCGTAGCCTAGTGGCTGGTGGGTCGCGGGCTCTGGGGCCTTCGGTGAAGCTGTCTACGGCCTCCGTGGCGGGCAGGAGCCCTGGCGGCCCTGTGGCCGGTCCCAGAGCAGCCCCACGGGCTGGGCCCAGTGTCGGGGCCAAGGCTGGCCGGGGTACCATCATGGGCACAAAGCAGGCGCTCCGGGCTGCTCACAGCCGCGTCCATGAGCTGTCAGCCAGCGGAGCCCCGGGCCGAGGTGGCTCCTCGTGGGGCTCGGCGGACTCAGACAGCGGCCATGACAGCGGCGTGAATGTGGGGGAGGAGCGGCCGCCCACAGGCCCGGCCCTGCCCTCCCCCTACAGCAAGGTGACCGCCCCGCGGCGGCCCCAGCGCTACAGCAGCGGCCATGGCAGCGACAACAGCAGCGTGCTGAGTGGAGAGCTGCCGCCCGCCATGGGCCGCACCGCCCTTTTCCACCACAGCGGTGGCAGCAGCGGCTATGAGAGCCTGCGGCGCGACAGCGAGGCCACCGGCAGCGCCTCCTCCGCCCCCGACTCCATGAGCGAGAGTGGGGCTGCCTCCCCAGGCGCCCGCACCCGCAGCCTCAAGTCCCCCAAGAAGAGGGCCACAG GTCTGCAGCGGCGGCGCCTTATTCCCGCCCCACTGCCCGACACCGCTGCCCTGGGCCGTAAGCCCAGCCTCCCCGGGCAGTGGGTGGACCTGCCCCCGCCCCTGTCTGGCTCCCTGAAGGAACCGTTCGAGATCAAGGTGTACGAGATCGACGACGTGGAGCGCCTTCAgcggccccgccccaccccgaGGGAGGCCCCCACACAG GGTCTGGCATGCGTCAGTACAAGGCTGCGGCTGGCGGAGCGCAGGCAGCAGCGGCTGCGGGAGGTGCAGGCCAAGCATGAGCACCTGTGTGAGGAGCTGGCCGAGACCCAGGGCCGGCTGATGCTGGAGCCTGGCCGCTGGCTGGAGCAGT ttGAGGTAGACCCGGAGCTGGAGCCTGAGTCAGCTGAGTACCTGGCGGCCCTGGAGCGGGCCACGGCGGCCCTGGAGCAGTGCGTGAACCTGTGCAAGGCGCACGTCATGATGGTCACCTGCTTCGACATCAGCGTTGCAGCCAGTGCTGCTGTCCCGGGGCGGCAGGAGGTGGACGTCTGA
- the KIF26A gene encoding kinesin-like protein KIF26A isoform X3: MGALCLDSEIILGFTSHLLRRRGKVAEGGPAREPPPLLEVSPRKRLPAGPDQDPCGSRPAPEGAGAGPEQGHSAGGGGWCRHCHTKLVELKRQAWKLVSGPGTTLRAEAAVAAVAVADTVREGPPVAGPDGLSKAWGRGGACTSALVTPTPGSVGGSTGPSAAASFFIRAVQKLSLASKRKKPHPPPPPATRGTSTYPTDFSGVLQLWPPPAPPCLLRAASKTKDNPGSIGKVKVMLRIWPAQGAQRSAEAMSFLKVDPRKKQVILYDPAAGPPGSAGARRAATAAVPKMFAFDAVFPQDSEQAEVCSGTVADVLQSVVSGADGCIFSFGHMSLGKSYTMIGKDSSPQSLGIVPCAISWLFRLIEERRERTGTRFSVRVSAVEVCGRDQSLRDLLAEVAPGSLQDTQSPGVYLREDPVCGAQLQNQSELRAPTAEKAAFYLDAALAARSTSRAGCGEDARRSSHMLFTLHVYQYRMEKCSWGGMSGGRSRLHLIDLGSCEAPPGRAGEAAGGPLYLSLSALGSVILALVNGAKHVPYRDHKLTMLLRESLATAGCRTTMIAHVSDAPAQHAETLSTVQLAARIHRLRKKKAKYTSSSSGGESSCEEGRSRRPPHLRPFHPRTVALDPDRMPPCLPGDPDYSSSSEQSCDTVIYVGPGGAALSDRELTDNEGPPDFVPIIPALSRHRPSKGPRDADHFRCSTFAELQERLECMDGSEGPSGGPGGTDGAQASPARGGRKPSPPEAASPRKAVGTPMAASIPRGSSGPDIHQGAPEPCKATVWGDQREDSSTWPELLVPEKAAVGGGRRPLPSPAPPPPQLLEACRAPEEPGGGGTERMARTPPVGMSGQVAGSPMLPGATCPRLAAGSRCPERSLLTTTVTLQRPVELNGEDELVFTVVEELSLGELAGAGRPTSLASFDSDCSLRALASGSRPVSIISSINDEFDAYTSQAPEGGPLEGAAWAGSSHGSSISSWLSEVSVCTADSCGPTPQPRFSPDSLAGLDPGGPPALDGSLGDGSSGFLEPDRPDSPGPTWGPCPGEVAVVAPSRPGREPQAGPSRGASTAQTIHSSLPRKLRTASATTRVGCARPGQSPPGHGGLFEDPWLLRVGECDAQAASAGRAPSPTLGSPQLPEAQVMLACAQRVVDGCEVAARAARRPEAVARIPPLRRGATTLGVTTPAVSWGDAPVEVVACSGSLKASPTSKKSLALKGGFLPRPSGAVPPAPPTRKSSLEQRSSPASAPPHAVNPARAGAAAVLRGEEEPRPSSRADHSVPRATSSLKARAGKVEAAHRLAGHASLERYEGLAHSSSKGREAPGRPPRAVPKLGVPPSSPTHGPAPACRSGAAKAVGAPKPPAGGGKGRSLVAGGSRALGPSVKLSTASVAGRSPGGPVAGPRAAPRAGPSVGAKAGRGTIMGTKQALRAAHSRVHELSASGAPGRGGSSWGSADSDSGHDSGVNVGEERPPTGPALPSPYSKVTAPRRPQRYSSGHGSDNSSVLSGELPPAMGRTALFHHSGGSSGYESLRRDSEATGSASSAPDSMSESGAASPGARTRSLKSPKKRATGLQRRRLIPAPLPDTAALGRKPSLPGQWVDLPPPLSGSLKEPFEIKVYEIDDVERLQRPRPTPREAPTQGLACVSTRLRLAERRQQRLREVQAKHEHLCEELAETQGRLMLEPGRWLEQFEVDPELEPESAEYLAALERATAALEQCVNLCKAHVMMVTCFDISVAASAAVPGRQEVDV; the protein is encoded by the exons gCCGAGGCAGCGGTGGCGGCCGTGGCGGTGGCAGACACGGTCCGAGAAGGCCCCCCTGTGGCCGGCCCTGATGGCTTGTCGAAGGCCTGGGGCCGTGGTGGAGCCTGCACATCAGCCCTGGTCACCCCCACCCCGGGCTCAGTGGGGGGCTccacaggcccctcagctgcagccTCCTTCTTCATAAG ggctgtgcagaagctcagcCTGGCCTCCAAGCGGAAGAAGCCCCACCCACCACCGCCTCCAGCCACCCGCGGCACCTCCACCTACCCCACCGACTTCAGCGGGGTCCTGCAGCTGTGGCCACCCCCGGCGCCCCCCTGCCTGCTCAGGGCCGCCTCCAAGACCAAGGACAACCCTGGCAGCATCGGGAAG GTGAAGGTTATGCTGCGGATCTGGCCCGCACAGGGGGCCCAGCGCTCGGCCGAGGCCATGTCCTTCCTGAAGGTGGACCCTCGGAAGAAGCAGGTGATCCTCTACGATCCCGCCGCCGGTCCCCCAGGCAGCGCAGGCGCCCGGCGAGCCGCCACTGCTGCAGTTCCCAAGATGTTTGCCTTCGACGCCGTCTTTCCCCAGGACTCCGAGCAG GCCGAAGTCTGCTCGGGGACCGTGGCCGACGTGCTGCAGTCGGTGGTCAGTGGGGCTGATGGCTGCATTTTTTCCTTTGGCCACATGAGCCTGG GCAAGTCATACACCATGATCGGGAAGGACAGCTCACCCCAGAGCCTGGGCATCGTGCCCTGCGCCATCTCCTGGCTCTTCAGGCTCATCGAGGAGCGCAGGGAGAGGACGGGCACCCGCTTCTCCGTCCGGGTCTCAGCCGTGGAGGTGTGCGGGCGCGACCAGAGCCTGCGGGACCTGCTGGCCGAGGTGGCCCCTGGCAGCCTCCAGGACACCCAGTCTCCGGGAGTGTACCTGCGGGAGGACCCCGTGTGTGGGGCGCAG CTCCAGAACCAGAGCGAGCTGCGGGCACCCACGGCCGAGAAGGCGGCCTTCTACCTGGATGCGGCCCTAGCGGCCCGCAGCACCAGCCGAGCGGGCTGCGGCGAGGACGCCCGACGCAGCTCCCACATGTTGTTCACGCTGCACGTCTACCAGTACCGCATGGAGAAGTGCAGCTGGGGAGGAA TGTCCGGAGGCCGCAGCCGCCTGCACCTCATCGACCTGGGCAGCTGTGAGGCGCCGCCTGGCAGGGCCGGGGAGGCTGCTGGGGGTCCCCTGTATCTGTCCCTGTCGGCCCTGGGCAGCGTCATCTTGGCCCTGGTTAACGGAGCCAAGCATGTGCCGTACCG GGACCACAAACTCACCATGCTGCTGCGTGAGTCCCTGGCCACCGCCGGCTGCCGCACCACCATGATCGCCCACGTGTCGGATGCGCCAGCCCAGCACGCGGAGACGCTCAGCACCGTGCAGCTCGCCGCCCGCATCCACCGCCTGCGCAAGAAGAAGGCCAAG TACACCTCCAGCTCCTCTGGCGGGGAGAGCTCCTGTGAGGAAGGCCGGTCCCGTCGGCCCCCGCACCTGCGGCCCTTCCACCCACGCACTGTGGCCCTGGACCCCGACCGCATGCCCCCTTGCCTGCCCGGTGACCCCGATTACTCCTCCAGCAGCGAGCAGTCCTGTGACACGGTCATCTACGTGGGGCCCGGTGGGGCGGCGCTGTCAGACCGGGAGCTCACTGACAACGAAGGTCCGCCTGACTTCGTGCCCATCATCCCTGCCCTGAGCCGCCACCGGCCCTCCAAGGGCCCCCGAGACGCAGACCACTTCCGCTGCAGCACCTTCGCGGAGCTGCAGGAGCGGCTAGAATGCATGGACGGCAGCGAAGGTCCCTCAGGAGGTCCAGGAGGCACTGACGGAGCTCAGGCCAGCCCCGCCCGAGGGGGCCGGAAGCCCTCGCCACCAGAGGCTGCATCCCCCAGGAAGGCCGTGGGCACCCCGATGGCTGCCAGCATCCCTCGAGGCAGTTCTGGCCCAGACATCCACCAGGGTGCCCCTGAGCCCTGCAAGGCCACTGTCTGGGGTGACCAGAGAGAGGACAGCAGCACTTGGCCTGAGCTGCTGGTCCCAGAAAAAGCTGCAGTGGGTGGAGGCAGGAGGCCACTGCCCAGCCCGGCTCCCCCACCCCCTCAGTTGCTGGAAGCCTGCAGAGCCCCAGAagagcctgggggagggggcaCTGAGAGAATGGCACGGACCCCTCCCGTGGGCATGAGTGGGCAAGTGGCTGGGTCCCCGATGCTTCCTGGGGCCACCTGCCCCCGCCTGGCTGCTGGTAGTCGCTGTCCGGAGCGGAGCCTGCTCACCACCACAGTTACCCTGCAGCGGCCAGTGGAGCTCAACGGCGAGGACGAGCTGGTGTTCACGGTGGTGGAGGAGCTGTCCCTGGGGGAGCTTGCCGGAGCTGGGCGGCCCACCAGCCTGGCTAGCTTCGACAGTGACTGCTCTCTGCGGGCCCTGGCCTCGGGGTCCCGGCCGGTCAGCATCATCAGCAGCATCAATGATGAGTTTGACGCCTACACCTCTCAGGCCCCTGAGGGGGGTCCCCTGGAGGGGGCGGCCTGGGCCGGCAGCAGTCACGGCTCCTCCATCAGCTCCTGGCTCAGCGAGGTCAGTGTCTGCACTGCGGACAGCTGTGGCCCCACACCGCAGCCCCGCTTCAGCCCTGACTCGCTGGCAGGGCTTGACCCTGGGGGCCCCCCTGCCCTGGATGGTTCCCTGGGGGACGGAAGCTCTGGGTTCCTGGAGCCAGACAGACCTGACAGTCCCGGGCCAACCTGGGGTCCGTGCCCTGGGGAAGTGGCTGTAGTGGCCCCATCCCGACCTGGCAGGGAGCCCCAGGCCGGGCCCTCGCGGGGGGCATCCACAGCCCAGACCATCCACTCCAGCCTTCCCCGGAAACTGAGGACTGCCTCTGCCACCACCCGCGTGGGCTGTGCTCGCCCGGGCCAGAGCCCACCTGGCCATGGAGGCCTGTTCGAGGACCCATGGCTTCTCCGGGTAGGGGAGTGTGATGCCCAGGCAGCTTCTGCTGGCAGGGCCCCCAGCCCCACACTTGGCTCCCCCCAGCTGCCTGAGGCCCAGGTGATGCTAGCCTGTGCCCAGAGAGTGGTGGATGGGTGTGAGGTGGCAGCCAGGGCGGCCCGCAGGCCAGAGGCTGTGGCTCGGATCCCACCGCTGCGGAGGGGTGCCACCACGCTGGGTGTGACAACGCCAGCTGTGTCCTGGGGGGATGCTCCCGTGGAGGTGGTGGCCTGCTCGGGCAGCCTGAAGGCCTcccccaccagcaagaagagTCTGGCTCTCAAGGGGGGCTTCCTCCCGAGGCCCAGTGGGGCGGTCCCCCCGGCCCCACCCACGCGAAAGTCCAGCCTGGAGCAGAGGAGCAGCCCGGCCTCGGCCCCTCCCCATGCTGTGAACCCGGCGCGTGCCGGGGCTGCTGCTGTCCTTCGAGGGGAGGAGGAGCCCAGGCCCAGCAGCCGGGCTGACCACTCTGTCCCCAGGGCCACGTCCAGCCTGAAGGCCCGGGCCGGCAAGGTAGAAGCGGCACACCGTCTTGCCGGACACGCGTCTCTGGAGCGGTACGAAGGCCTGGCGCACAGCAGCAGCAAGGGCCGGGAAGCCCCTGGGCGGCCTCCCCGGGCTGTACCCAAGCTGGGTGTGCCACCCTCCAGCCCCACACATGGTCCAGCTCCCGCCTGTAGGAGCGGCGCAGCCAAGGCTGTGGGGGCCCCCAAGCCCCCTGCTGGTGGAGGCAAGGGCCGTAGCCTAGTGGCTGGTGGGTCGCGGGCTCTGGGGCCTTCGGTGAAGCTGTCTACGGCCTCCGTGGCGGGCAGGAGCCCTGGCGGCCCTGTGGCCGGTCCCAGAGCAGCCCCACGGGCTGGGCCCAGTGTCGGGGCCAAGGCTGGCCGGGGTACCATCATGGGCACAAAGCAGGCGCTCCGGGCTGCTCACAGCCGCGTCCATGAGCTGTCAGCCAGCGGAGCCCCGGGCCGAGGTGGCTCCTCGTGGGGCTCGGCGGACTCAGACAGCGGCCATGACAGCGGCGTGAATGTGGGGGAGGAGCGGCCGCCCACAGGCCCGGCCCTGCCCTCCCCCTACAGCAAGGTGACCGCCCCGCGGCGGCCCCAGCGCTACAGCAGCGGCCATGGCAGCGACAACAGCAGCGTGCTGAGTGGAGAGCTGCCGCCCGCCATGGGCCGCACCGCCCTTTTCCACCACAGCGGTGGCAGCAGCGGCTATGAGAGCCTGCGGCGCGACAGCGAGGCCACCGGCAGCGCCTCCTCCGCCCCCGACTCCATGAGCGAGAGTGGGGCTGCCTCCCCAGGCGCCCGCACCCGCAGCCTCAAGTCCCCCAAGAAGAGGGCCACAG GTCTGCAGCGGCGGCGCCTTATTCCCGCCCCACTGCCCGACACCGCTGCCCTGGGCCGTAAGCCCAGCCTCCCCGGGCAGTGGGTGGACCTGCCCCCGCCCCTGTCTGGCTCCCTGAAGGAACCGTTCGAGATCAAGGTGTACGAGATCGACGACGTGGAGCGCCTTCAgcggccccgccccaccccgaGGGAGGCCCCCACACAG GGTCTGGCATGCGTCAGTACAAGGCTGCGGCTGGCGGAGCGCAGGCAGCAGCGGCTGCGGGAGGTGCAGGCCAAGCATGAGCACCTGTGTGAGGAGCTGGCCGAGACCCAGGGCCGGCTGATGCTGGAGCCTGGCCGCTGGCTGGAGCAGT ttGAGGTAGACCCGGAGCTGGAGCCTGAGTCAGCTGAGTACCTGGCGGCCCTGGAGCGGGCCACGGCGGCCCTGGAGCAGTGCGTGAACCTGTGCAAGGCGCACGTCATGATGGTCACCTGCTTCGACATCAGCGTTGCAGCCAGTGCTGCTGTCCCGGGGCGGCAGGAGGTGGACGTCTGA